In Neisseria brasiliensis, the following proteins share a genomic window:
- a CDS encoding malate dehydrogenase → MTLKPPIRIAVTGAAGQIAYATLFRIAGGIMLGRDQPMILQLLDLPHAQKALQGVIMEMHDCAFPLLLDVFATDDPEVAFKDADIAILIGARPRTQGMERSDLLNANAAIFKTQGEALNKVASRDVKVLVAGNPANTNTYIAMKSAPDIPKKNFSALMRLDHHRAVSQIAEKINRPVTSVEKMCVWGNHSPTMYADYRYATSDGDSVVDMIHDEAWYTDVYMPKIAKRGAAIIEARGASSAASAGNAIIYHLRDWILGTSGKWVTMGVPSDGSYGIPENVIFGFPVICENGDYQIVQGLDLSDEFSQQRIALTLNELLEEQEAVKDLV, encoded by the coding sequence ATGACTTTGAAACCCCCTATCCGTATTGCGGTCACCGGTGCGGCCGGACAAATTGCGTATGCGACTTTGTTCCGCATTGCCGGCGGGATTATGTTGGGGCGCGACCAACCGATGATTTTGCAGCTGCTGGATTTGCCACATGCGCAAAAGGCTTTACAGGGTGTCATCATGGAAATGCACGATTGCGCGTTTCCGCTGCTGTTGGATGTGTTTGCCACCGATGATCCGGAAGTGGCATTTAAAGATGCAGATATTGCGATTTTGATTGGTGCGCGTCCGCGCACGCAAGGTATGGAGCGGTCGGATTTGCTCAATGCCAATGCGGCAATTTTCAAAACACAGGGTGAAGCCTTGAATAAAGTGGCCAGCCGCGATGTGAAAGTTTTGGTCGCAGGCAATCCGGCCAACACCAATACTTACATCGCCATGAAATCGGCACCGGATATTCCGAAGAAAAACTTCAGCGCACTGATGCGTCTTGATCATCACCGTGCAGTCAGCCAAATTGCTGAAAAAATCAATCGCCCAGTCACTTCGGTCGAAAAAATGTGCGTATGGGGCAACCACAGCCCGACCATGTATGCCGATTACCGCTACGCCACCAGCGATGGCGATTCGGTGGTCGATATGATTCACGATGAAGCGTGGTACACCGACGTTTACATGCCGAAAATCGCTAAACGCGGCGCGGCCATCATCGAAGCGCGCGGCGCGTCTTCCGCAGCTTCCGCAGGCAATGCCATCATCTACCATTTGCGCGATTGGATTTTGGGTACCAGCGGCAAATGGGTTACCATGGGCGTGCCGTCGGATGGTTCATACGGCATTCCTGAAAATGTGATTTTCGGCTTTCCGGTGATTTGTGAAAACGGCGATTATCAGATTGTGCAAGGTTTGGATTTATCCGACGAATTCAGCCAACAGCGCATTGCATTGACTTTAAACGAATTATTGGAAGAACAAGAAGCGGTAAAAGATTTGGTATAA
- the lepB gene encoding signal peptidase I, which translates to MGTNLLFAAIAAFVFGVVLYLKSSKVREDNGEWSGGLQWGYLLMMIGVFGVLSFFMSFTAVLLVFVVFTGIVWFIHKGRLKKDPAHQDEGHFTDYMSGFFPIILIVFVLRTFIAEPFQIPSSSMRPGLVVGDFILVNKFSYGIRTPIINNVLIPTGKVEHGDVVVFTYPENPSINYIKRAIGLPGDIVEYKDKVLSINGQTITEQSEGMQTYAENTRQYGMVDIEAEAFRENIGSHSFQVLKMAEQPSFLPQAVRANFAHRENCEYAQDGSAFKCTVPEGHYFMMGDNRDNSEDSRYWGFVSDKLIVGKAFFVWMNFGDMSRIGTSIK; encoded by the coding sequence ATGGGTACGAATTTATTGTTTGCAGCCATCGCTGCCTTTGTGTTCGGCGTGGTGCTGTATCTGAAAAGCAGCAAAGTGCGTGAAGACAACGGCGAATGGAGCGGTGGCCTGCAATGGGGCTATCTGCTGATGATGATCGGCGTGTTCGGCGTGTTGTCGTTTTTCATGAGTTTTACCGCCGTATTGCTGGTGTTTGTGGTATTTACCGGCATTGTGTGGTTTATCCATAAAGGCCGTCTGAAAAAAGATCCTGCGCATCAAGACGAAGGCCACTTCACCGATTACATGAGCGGCTTTTTCCCGATTATCTTAATCGTGTTTGTGTTGCGCACCTTTATCGCCGAGCCTTTCCAAATTCCGTCAAGCTCGATGCGCCCGGGTTTGGTGGTGGGCGACTTCATCTTGGTGAACAAGTTTTCATACGGCATCCGCACGCCGATTATCAATAATGTGCTGATTCCAACCGGAAAAGTCGAGCATGGCGATGTGGTGGTGTTTACTTATCCGGAAAATCCGAGCATCAACTACATCAAACGCGCCATCGGTTTGCCGGGTGATATTGTTGAATATAAAGACAAAGTCTTGAGCATCAACGGCCAAACCATTACCGAGCAGTCCGAAGGCATGCAGACCTACGCTGAAAACACCCGCCAATACGGCATGGTGGATATCGAAGCCGAAGCCTTCCGTGAAAACATCGGCAGCCACAGCTTCCAAGTGCTGAAAATGGCTGAACAACCAAGCTTCCTACCGCAAGCCGTGCGCGCCAATTTTGCCCACCGCGAAAACTGCGAATACGCGCAAGACGGTTCCGCCTTTAAATGCACCGTGCCGGAAGGCCATTATTTTATGATGGGTGATAACCGCGACAACAGCGAAGATTCCCGCTATTGGGGTTTTGTCAGCGACAAACTGATTGTCGGCAAAGCATTTTTTGTGTGGATGAACTTCGGTGACATGAGCCGAATCGGTACATCGATTAAATAA
- a CDS encoding AzlD family protein translates to MITLDSFLLFCAMLCVTYSTRLIGFFALRNRTLSKRAQTVMEAAPGCVLISVIAPYFVSDKPHELIAIALTVLAASRFSMLVTVIIGVASSGILGYLMR, encoded by the coding sequence ATGATTACGCTTGATTCCTTCCTGCTTTTTTGCGCCATGTTGTGCGTGACTTATTCCACCCGCCTTATCGGCTTTTTCGCCCTACGCAACCGCACCTTGAGCAAACGCGCGCAAACAGTAATGGAAGCCGCGCCTGGCTGTGTGTTGATTTCGGTGATTGCGCCTTATTTTGTGTCCGACAAACCGCATGAGCTGATTGCCATCGCCTTGACTGTCTTGGCCGCCAGCCGTTTTTCGATGTTGGTTACCGTCATCATCGGCGTGGCTTCATCGGGCATACTCGGCTACTTGATGCGTTGA
- the modA gene encoding molybdate ABC transporter substrate-binding protein produces MKIPYAFLLTCFVASQVSAAEITVSAAASLKDAFNDIITRYHKQYPQSKIKLNTAGSGALLQQAVQGAPVDVLAFADEVTMNQAQQKNVIDAASRKTFALNDLVIAAPKNSRYAVTKLSDLQSRQFGRIAVSNPASVPVGRYSKASLEKAGLWAGLQPKIITTQNVRQSLDYIARGEVDAGFVYRTDAVLMKDKVKILATVPTQNPVSYPIAVSKNAKQAAEAKRFVQYVLSAQGQAVLNRYGFRKP; encoded by the coding sequence ATGAAAATCCCTTATGCCTTTTTGTTGACTTGTTTTGTTGCAAGCCAAGTATCCGCGGCGGAAATCACTGTATCCGCTGCCGCGAGCCTGAAAGATGCGTTCAACGACATCATCACGCGCTATCACAAACAATATCCGCAAAGCAAAATCAAGCTGAATACCGCCGGTTCAGGCGCATTGTTGCAGCAGGCAGTACAGGGCGCGCCGGTGGATGTATTGGCGTTTGCCGATGAAGTCACCATGAATCAGGCGCAGCAGAAAAACGTGATTGATGCGGCCAGCCGCAAAACGTTCGCGCTCAATGACTTGGTGATTGCTGCGCCGAAAAACAGCCGATATGCGGTCACGAAACTCAGCGATTTACAAAGCCGACAGTTCGGCCGCATCGCCGTAAGCAATCCGGCCAGCGTACCGGTCGGTCGTTACAGCAAAGCCAGCTTGGAAAAAGCCGGTTTGTGGGCAGGTTTGCAGCCGAAAATCATCACCACGCAAAACGTGCGCCAATCTTTAGATTACATTGCACGCGGTGAAGTCGATGCCGGTTTTGTCTACCGAACCGATGCGGTGTTGATGAAGGACAAGGTCAAAATCTTGGCAACCGTGCCGACACAAAACCCCGTGTCTTACCCGATTGCGGTGAGCAAAAACGCCAAACAAGCGGCGGAAGCGAAGCGGTTTGTGCAGTATGTGTTGTCGGCGCAAGGGCAGGCGGTGTTGAACCGTTATGGTTTTAGAAAGCCTTAA
- a CDS encoding 5'-methylthioadenosine/adenosylhomocysteine nucleosidase — MSMNTVAVIGAMAQEIELLKTRMDDIKAHQFGKFNAYEGTLNGKRMVLVLSGIGKVNAAIATAWVIHQFQPDCVINTGSAGGLGKGLKVGDVVIGERVAHHDVDVTAFGYVWGQVPQQPAVFESDEQLMAVAKDAAQAFEHAQVSRGLIVSGDQFVHSSERVAEIRGHFNDVQAVEMEAAAIAQACHQLNTPLVVIRAVSDSADEKADISFEEFLKTAAVSSAKMVMEIVAKL; from the coding sequence ATGAGCATGAACACAGTGGCCGTTATCGGTGCGATGGCGCAGGAAATTGAATTATTGAAAACGCGTATGGACGACATTAAAGCACATCAATTCGGTAAATTTAATGCCTATGAAGGTACGCTCAACGGCAAGCGCATGGTGTTGGTGTTGAGCGGAATTGGTAAAGTCAACGCCGCAATCGCCACCGCATGGGTGATTCATCAGTTTCAACCCGATTGTGTGATCAATACCGGCAGCGCGGGCGGCTTAGGTAAGGGTTTAAAAGTTGGAGATGTGGTGATTGGCGAGCGCGTGGCGCATCATGATGTGGATGTGACCGCATTCGGCTATGTGTGGGGACAAGTGCCGCAGCAACCTGCTGTGTTTGAAAGTGATGAACAATTAATGGCCGTAGCCAAAGATGCCGCGCAAGCATTTGAACACGCCCAAGTCAGCCGTGGTTTGATTGTCAGCGGCGACCAATTCGTCCACAGCAGCGAGCGTGTGGCGGAAATCCGCGGTCATTTTAATGATGTGCAAGCGGTAGAAATGGAGGCAGCCGCCATTGCCCAAGCGTGCCATCAATTGAATACGCCATTAGTCGTGATTCGAGCGGTATCCGATTCTGCCGATGAAAAAGCAGATATTAGTTTTGAAGAATTTTTGAAAACTGCGGCAGTGAGTTCGGCGAAGATGGTGATGGAGATTGTCGCCAAGCTTTAA
- a CDS encoding sulfate/molybdate ABC transporter ATP-binding protein, which translates to MLFDIELHKKLPSFALNVALKSDAQRIVILGASGSGKSLTLQLLAGLLQPDSGHIRINGETWWDERTKLNTQARKAGLLFQDYALFPHLTVAQNIDFGLKTGWCNPSKRPSEKAQYWLDLLELAHIADHYPNQISGGQKQRTALARMLITEPKLLLLDEPFSALDAQLREHTRREVLALRQAAGVPMILITHDRADAEALGQEIWHMENGVLELEKEYSY; encoded by the coding sequence ATGCTGTTTGATATTGAATTACACAAAAAGCTGCCGTCGTTTGCCTTGAATGTCGCCCTGAAATCCGATGCGCAGCGCATTGTGATTTTAGGTGCATCCGGTTCGGGCAAAAGCCTGACCTTGCAATTATTGGCCGGTTTGCTCCAACCTGACAGTGGCCATATCCGCATCAACGGCGAAACATGGTGGGACGAGCGCACAAAACTGAATACGCAAGCGCGCAAGGCCGGTTTGCTGTTTCAAGATTATGCCTTGTTTCCGCATTTGACCGTGGCGCAAAATATCGACTTTGGTTTGAAAACAGGTTGGTGCAACCCAAGTAAAAGGCCGTCTGAAAAAGCGCAGTATTGGTTGGATTTACTTGAATTGGCGCACATTGCCGACCATTATCCCAACCAAATTTCCGGCGGCCAAAAGCAGCGCACTGCCTTGGCAAGAATGTTGATTACCGAGCCAAAATTGCTGCTTTTGGATGAACCGTTTTCCGCATTGGATGCCCAATTGCGCGAACACACCCGCCGCGAAGTATTGGCCTTGCGGCAAGCGGCTGGCGTGCCGATGATTTTGATTACCCACGACCGCGCCGATGCCGAAGCCTTGGGGCAGGAAATTTGGCACATGGAAAACGGGGTGTTGGAGTTGGAGAAAGAGTATTCATATTAA
- a CDS encoding ankyrin repeat domain-containing protein, protein MNKTLLLALCSLTALAACNGHSAQNLQASSPAADKGWRLSRAEMKDIANPDKLRWRIFYEKPSEGKDAAWFDAVKRGDFAKVKQMVEAGQDLEAKDEAALGQTALGWAAFIGYEDIADYLIEKGADLRATDRGDVYNVLKSATLGKNTNIVKKVHNLLRAETDLNDQTVEDDAETLMIVSASNGRLETVKYLHSQGADLNLVSKKDQSALSFACEKGHTAVVEYLVAQGAINHKTGKSDCQK, encoded by the coding sequence ATGAATAAAACCTTGTTGCTTGCTTTATGCAGCCTGACTGCTTTGGCGGCCTGCAACGGCCATTCTGCGCAAAACCTTCAAGCTTCAAGCCCTGCGGCGGATAAGGGCTGGCGTTTGAGCCGTGCGGAAATGAAAGATATTGCCAATCCGGATAAGCTGCGCTGGCGTATTTTTTACGAGAAGCCGTCGGAAGGCAAAGATGCGGCTTGGTTTGATGCGGTAAAACGCGGCGATTTTGCCAAGGTGAAGCAGATGGTGGAAGCCGGTCAGGATTTGGAAGCAAAAGACGAAGCGGCTTTGGGGCAAACGGCTTTGGGCTGGGCGGCGTTTATCGGCTATGAAGACATTGCCGACTATTTGATTGAAAAAGGTGCCGACTTGCGTGCGACCGACCGCGGCGATGTGTATAACGTTTTGAAATCGGCGACTTTGGGTAAAAACACCAATATCGTGAAGAAAGTGCATAACCTGCTGCGCGCGGAAACGGATTTGAACGATCAAACGGTGGAAGACGATGCGGAAACGCTGATGATTGTGTCGGCCAGCAACGGGCGCTTGGAAACGGTGAAATATCTGCATTCGCAAGGTGCGGATTTGAACTTGGTCAGCAAAAAAGACCAAAGCGCGCTGTCGTTTGCTTGTGAAAAAGGCCATACGGCGGTGGTGGAATACTTGGTTGCGCAAGGTGCAATCAACCATAAAACGGGCAAATCGGATTGTCAGAAATAA
- the lepA gene encoding translation elongation factor 4: MKNIRNFSIIAHIDHGKSTLADRFIQYCGGLELREMSTQVLDSMDIEKERGITIKAQTAALSYKARDGQTYQLNLIDTPGHVDFSYEVSRSLSACEGALLVVDASQGVEAQTVANCYTAIDLGVEVVPVLNKIDLPAADPERVEQEIEDIIGIDAIGAVQCSAKSGLGVEDVLEEIVAKVPAPEGDEDAPLQAMIIDSWFDNYVGVVMLIRIKQGRLKLKDKVRFMSTKAETQVEQLGVFTPKSVQKPELKAGEVGFLITGIKELGSAKVGDTITLMANPAAEPLPGFQEVQSQVFAGLYPVESHDYEALRDALEKLQLNDAALKFEPEVSQALGFGFRCGFLGLLHLEIVQERLEREFDMDLITTAPTVVYEVVMKNGEKIEVENPSKLPDISQIETILEPIITATILVPQEYVGNVMTLCNQKRGVQVNMQYMGRQVMLTYDLPMNEVVMDFFDKLKSTSRGYASLDYQFKEFQASDLIKLDIMVNGEKVDALSLIVHRQTAVHRGRELAAKMRELIPRQMFDIAVQAAIGSQIIARENVKALRKNVLAKCYGGDITRKKKLLEKQKAGKRRMKQVGNVEIPQSAFLAILQVSDK, from the coding sequence ATGAAAAATATCCGAAATTTCTCCATTATTGCCCACATCGACCATGGTAAATCAACGCTGGCCGACCGTTTCATTCAGTATTGCGGTGGTTTGGAATTGCGTGAAATGAGCACGCAGGTGCTGGATTCTATGGATATTGAAAAAGAGCGCGGCATCACCATTAAGGCGCAAACTGCGGCTTTGAGCTACAAAGCGCGTGATGGCCAAACTTACCAGCTCAACCTGATTGACACCCCGGGACACGTTGACTTTTCTTACGAAGTGTCGCGTTCGCTGTCTGCTTGCGAAGGCGCGCTGTTGGTGGTGGACGCGTCGCAAGGCGTGGAAGCGCAAACCGTGGCCAACTGCTATACCGCCATTGATTTGGGCGTGGAAGTGGTGCCGGTGTTGAACAAAATCGACTTGCCTGCTGCCGACCCTGAACGTGTGGAACAAGAAATTGAAGACATCATCGGCATCGATGCCATTGGCGCGGTGCAGTGTTCGGCCAAGAGCGGCTTGGGCGTGGAAGATGTGTTGGAAGAAATCGTGGCCAAAGTGCCGGCGCCGGAAGGTGATGAAGATGCGCCTTTGCAAGCGATGATTATCGACTCGTGGTTTGACAATTATGTCGGCGTGGTGATGTTAATTCGTATCAAACAAGGCCGTCTGAAACTCAAAGACAAAGTGCGTTTCATGAGCACCAAAGCCGAAACGCAGGTTGAGCAATTGGGCGTGTTCACACCGAAATCGGTGCAAAAGCCGGAATTGAAAGCCGGTGAAGTGGGCTTTTTGATTACCGGTATTAAAGAATTGGGTTCCGCCAAAGTGGGCGATACCATCACGCTGATGGCCAACCCTGCCGCCGAGCCGCTGCCGGGCTTCCAAGAAGTGCAAAGTCAGGTATTTGCCGGCCTGTATCCGGTGGAAAGCCACGACTACGAAGCCTTGCGCGATGCTTTGGAAAAACTGCAACTCAACGATGCAGCTTTGAAGTTCGAGCCGGAAGTGTCGCAAGCCTTGGGTTTTGGTTTCCGTTGCGGCTTCTTGGGTTTGTTGCACTTGGAAATCGTGCAAGAGCGTTTGGAACGCGAATTCGATATGGATTTGATTACCACTGCGCCGACGGTGGTGTATGAAGTGGTGATGAAAAATGGCGAAAAAATCGAAGTGGAAAACCCATCTAAGCTGCCCGACATCAGCCAGATTGAAACCATTCTCGAGCCGATTATCACCGCCACTATTCTAGTGCCGCAGGAATATGTCGGCAACGTGATGACGCTGTGTAACCAAAAGCGTGGCGTGCAGGTGAATATGCAATACATGGGTCGCCAAGTGATGTTGACCTATGATTTGCCGATGAATGAAGTGGTGATGGATTTCTTTGATAAGCTCAAATCCACATCGCGCGGCTATGCTTCTTTGGATTATCAGTTTAAAGAATTCCAAGCTTCTGACTTGATTAAATTGGATATTATGGTCAACGGCGAAAAAGTCGATGCCTTGAGCCTGATTGTGCACCGTCAAACAGCAGTACATCGCGGCCGCGAATTGGCCGCCAAAATGCGCGAACTGATTCCGCGCCAAATGTTTGACATTGCCGTGCAGGCCGCCATCGGCAGCCAGATTATCGCCCGTGAAAACGTCAAAGCCCTGCGTAAAAACGTATTGGCGAAATGTTACGGCGGTGACATCACGCGTAAGAAAAAACTGTTGGAAAAACAAAAAGCCGGTAAACGCCGTATGAAACAGGTGGGCAATGTGGAAATTCCACAAAGCGCGTTCTTGGCGATTTTGCAAGTGAGTGACAAATAA
- a CDS encoding DMT family transporter has protein sequence MSERHASHAAPLLVVGCIIFGLGSLIVKFVDVGSYAIAFWRLAISGVVFFFLARFFGQKLPQNKKAVYTALLSGVFLAFDLALWHESIHAVGPGISTLLNSLQIFFLSAIGFFFFGERLSKLQMLSLLIAITGVAFIGSPEFGYNSDAVWGFVSGIASGAMLALSMVFIRKTHQIEQTALFPLMMILSFGGAFSLILPALIFDAGALYPTTLRDVGLVLIYGVVMQCFAWGLIAYAIPLLSLSLTGLLLLSEPVAALVIDYFWLDKPINGLQWLGAAMTLLAIYLGSLKSKSAD, from the coding sequence ATGTCTGAACGACACGCCTCACATGCCGCGCCGCTGCTGGTGGTCGGCTGCATTATTTTCGGCTTGGGCAGCCTGATTGTAAAATTTGTCGATGTCGGCTCGTATGCCATTGCCTTTTGGCGGTTGGCAATTTCCGGCGTGGTGTTTTTCTTTTTGGCACGCTTTTTCGGCCAAAAATTGCCGCAAAACAAAAAAGCCGTTTACACCGCCCTGCTCTCCGGTGTATTTCTTGCGTTTGATTTGGCGCTGTGGCACGAAAGCATCCACGCTGTCGGCCCCGGCATTTCCACCCTGCTCAACAGCCTGCAAATCTTTTTCCTGTCCGCCATCGGCTTTTTCTTTTTCGGCGAACGCCTAAGCAAGCTGCAAATGCTCAGTTTGCTGATTGCCATTACCGGCGTGGCCTTCATCGGCAGTCCGGAATTCGGCTACAACAGCGATGCCGTATGGGGTTTTGTTAGCGGCATTGCCTCAGGTGCGATGTTGGCTCTATCGATGGTGTTTATCCGCAAAACCCATCAAATCGAACAAACCGCGCTGTTTCCTTTAATGATGATTTTGAGCTTCGGCGGCGCATTCTCGCTGATTTTACCAGCCTTGATTTTCGATGCGGGCGCGCTGTATCCGACCACTTTGCGCGATGTGGGCTTAGTATTGATTTACGGCGTGGTGATGCAGTGTTTCGCTTGGGGCCTGATTGCTTACGCCATTCCGCTGCTGTCGCTCTCACTCACCGGTTTGCTGCTGCTTTCCGAACCCGTCGCCGCCTTGGTCATCGACTATTTCTGGCTCGACAAACCCATCAACGGCCTGCAGTGGCTGGGCGCAGCAATGACTTTGCTGGCGATTTATTTGGGCTCGCTAAAAAGTAAATCGGCAGATTAA
- the modB gene encoding molybdate ABC transporter permease subunit, whose product MNETLLTTLFLSLKIAATATLLNTVLAVAVGFTLARWRFIGRNVLDTLLTLPMVLPPTVLGYYLLVAFGRNSAFGVWLKDTFDINLIFTWQGAVIAAMVVTFPLIFKPARAAFEEVNPQLEQAARVLGLSEAAVFFRVSLPLAWRGILAGILLAFARALGEFGATLMIAGSIPGQTQTLSIAIYEAVQAGDDALANGLVVLVSAVCIMILLAAGHLMRVKDGRK is encoded by the coding sequence ATGAACGAAACCTTACTCACTACCTTATTCCTTTCGCTCAAAATCGCCGCAACCGCCACGCTGTTGAATACTGTGTTGGCGGTGGCGGTCGGCTTTACTTTGGCGCGTTGGCGTTTTATCGGGCGCAATGTGCTGGATACGCTGCTGACTCTGCCGATGGTGCTGCCGCCGACGGTGCTGGGCTATTATCTTTTGGTCGCATTCGGCCGCAACAGCGCATTCGGCGTGTGGCTCAAAGACACGTTCGACATCAACCTGATTTTTACATGGCAGGGCGCGGTGATTGCGGCGATGGTGGTGACGTTTCCGCTGATTTTCAAACCGGCACGGGCGGCTTTTGAAGAAGTGAATCCGCAATTGGAGCAGGCGGCGCGGGTATTGGGCTTGAGTGAAGCGGCGGTGTTTTTCCGCGTCAGCCTGCCTTTGGCGTGGCGCGGCATTTTGGCCGGTATTTTGTTGGCGTTTGCCCGTGCCTTGGGTGAATTTGGTGCGACTTTGATGATTGCCGGCAGCATTCCGGGGCAGACGCAGACTTTGTCGATTGCGATTTACGAAGCGGTACAAGCCGGAGATGATGCGCTGGCCAATGGTTTGGTGGTGCTGGTGTCGGCGGTGTGTATCATGATTTTGCTGGCTGCCGGACATTTAATGCGCGTGAAAGACGGGAGAAAATAA
- a CDS encoding AzlC family ABC transporter permease: protein MLIGLLPWAIILGVQGGQKGMSWLEMMLMTGMNFAGGSEFAAVDLWTHPLPILLIASVTFMINSRHILMGAAYAPYMKNAPMKKVLPSLFFMCDESWELGLADAQKRKAAGLSGFNFAYYGGTCFIMYTTWILFATIGAAVGPMFGDVAAWGFGMAFPAVFLVIMRGLWKSFSAARPWFVSLIVAGITCLSIDGPWYVPAGALSGLLTAYLLGEQE, encoded by the coding sequence ATGCTCATTGGCTTATTGCCGTGGGCGATTATTTTGGGCGTACAAGGCGGGCAAAAAGGCATGAGTTGGCTGGAAATGATGCTGATGACGGGGATGAATTTTGCCGGCGGCTCGGAATTTGCTGCGGTTGATTTGTGGACGCATCCACTGCCAATTCTGCTGATTGCCAGCGTAACCTTTATGATCAATTCGCGCCATATTTTGATGGGGGCGGCTTATGCGCCCTATATGAAAAATGCGCCGATGAAAAAAGTGTTGCCGTCGCTGTTTTTTATGTGTGACGAATCGTGGGAACTGGGTTTGGCCGATGCACAAAAACGCAAAGCGGCCGGTTTGAGCGGCTTTAATTTTGCCTATTACGGCGGCACGTGTTTCATTATGTACACCACTTGGATTTTGTTTGCCACCATCGGCGCGGCGGTCGGCCCGATGTTCGGCGATGTGGCTGCGTGGGGCTTCGGCATGGCGTTTCCGGCGGTATTTTTGGTGATTATGCGCGGCTTGTGGAAGAGCTTTTCGGCAGCGCGACCTTGGTTTGTCAGCCTGATTGTGGCGGGCATTACCTGCTTGAGTATTGACGGCCCTTGGTATGTACCGGCCGGCGCATTATCGGGCTTACTCACCGCCTATCTCTTAGGGGAACAAGAATGA